In Thermococcus profundus, the genomic stretch GATGTTATCGAAAAGATAAAGGCGATAAATCCCGACTACGTCGTCATTGACACGATTCACACCATCGACGTTGCCCGGGTGTTCAGGGAGCTGATCGACGATTACGCATTCATCGTTACTTCCCTGGCCCTTGCGGACGATATAAAAGCCGAGGTGAAGCACTGGCTCCGCCTGGACGATGAGACCTTCGACAAGTTTGACATCGTGGTTGAGCTCAAGAGGGACTGGAGAACTGGGGCAAAGAGGATAAACAGGATATACCTGGTAAAGGATGGGGCTCTGGAACTTATCGCTTGAGCTCTCTTATCAGTGAATCCCACGTGTCCCTTACAGCGCTCTTCGTCCCTTTTCTAGCCTTTCTCCGGTTTTCCTCCGTCAGGTATCCCCTCCTCCATGCCCAATAGAGAACCCCGTTGAGGAGCAGCGTTGCCGCAACCGCCACACCGAGTGCACTCACCGTAACGCCTCCTATGGTCTTCTGGGTTCTCCTGAACATCCCAAGGGAAACGTAATCGTCCGGGCTCATGCGCCTCATTGGCAGGAATGTTCCCTTCGTCCCAGCCTCCGGGTTGAGGGAGAGCATGTGGTTCCACGTGACGACGTACATCCTCAGATGGGTTCCGTTTACGGAGCAGTTTTGAATGATGCTGTTTTCATCGGCCAGTACGCAGCTCCCGTTAGGGAATAGCTTCCCGTGGATGGCCGTGTGTCTATAAGTCTGGAAGTAGAACGTGCCGTTGTTCGGGTTCACCCTCACGACTTCTATGTCCTCGGTCGCTCCTCCGTAGACTAGCCCCCTGAGGAAGCGGTAGAGTTTGTCTATAAGGGAGTTTGAGAAGTACTCGTCCTGCCAGACGATGTAGTAGTATATTGTTCCGTGGCGATCCACCATGTAGAGAATGCCCATGGGCTCGTCGCCGGGAGTTGTGTGGACAACCGGAGCGTACCACTCCACCCTGTCGCTCTGTCCTGGAAGGTATCCTTCCAGAGAGTAGCCGCTTGAGACGAGACCTACGAACCAGAAGATGATGACGTTTAAAATGAGCCAGATGGTGATTGCTACCAATTTCTTTTTTGGGATCATACCCACCACTTCAATAAAAAAATAGAGGGATGATCATCCCTTAAGCCTTTCTATGACCTCGCGGAGGTTGGCGAGCATATCCTCAATGTCCTCGAAGGTCATGTAGCCCATGTTTCCAATCCTGAAGGTCTTCTCAGCAACGCTTCCGTAGCCCTTGGCCAGCTCGAAGCCCCTCTTCCTCATGGCATTGTAAACGTCAACGCCCTTCATGCCCTCTGGAACGACAACGGCGGTGATCGTCGGGCTCTCGTGGCCGGGTTCAGCCAGAATTCCAAGGCCCATCTCCTTGACGCCTTCCCTGATCCTCTCGCTTCTCTTCCTGTACATGCCGAGCCACTCCTTCTTTCCGCCCATCTTCTCAACTATCCTGAGCACGACGTTGAGGCCGAATATCTGCGGTAGCGGTGGGGTTGAGGGCGTTCCCTTCTTCTTCTCGTTGAACTTCTTGTACAGTGGTAGATCGAAGTACCAGCCGCGCTCCGGCATCTTCTCAGCTATCTCAAAGACACGCTCGCTGACCGCTGCCACCGCCAGCCCAGGCGGAACGCCAAAGGCCTTCTGGCTGCTCGCGAAGACCAAATCGATTCCCCACTCGTCAAACCTTATGTCGGCCCCACCCATGGCTGAAACAGCGTCGACGAAGAGGAGCTTGTCGTGCTCGTGAACTACCTTGGCCAGCTCAGGGAGCGGGTTTAAAACACCGGTGGAGGTCTCGTTGTAGGTTATGGTAACTGCATGAACGTCCGGGTTCTTCTTGAGTGCTTCATCGAGCTCCTCCGGCTTTATTGCCTGCCCAGGCTCTTTCTCAAGGACTACAGCCTCCCTCCCGTTGGCCTTGACTACATCTGCGAAGCGCTTTCCAAATGCGCCGATGACAGTGACGAGAACCTTTCCTCCGCGCGGGACGGTGTTTCTGACGGCGGCCTCCATGAAGCCCGTTCCGGAACTCGGGAAGAGGATTACCTCTCCTTTGTTTGCCTCAAGAAAGGCCTTGAGCCTGTTGAGGGTATCAACGTGAACCTCCTTAGCTTCGGCCGAGCGGTGGCTGAACATCTGGACGCTCATAATCGCGAGAACCTCGGGGAAGCATGCAACCGGGCCGGCGGTGAAGAGCTTGTACTTCGGCTTGACAAGCTCGTAAAGCTCCCTGTAAGCGTCTTCGTAGGTCATCTCAAACTTCAGCTCCACCAGCATCACCTCAATCCTAAATACTGGCACGGATAAAAAGGGTTTCGATAGGAAGAAACCCCTTGTTTTCGGAACCTTTTCGTTTTTGAAAAGAATCCTACAAAAAAAGTCCGGGAAGATTATTTCCTACGCCCAAGCAAAATATAACCAAGATGGGCAGCAGAAGGAGCCTCGGAATAATCCCCGTTGATGAGAAAGGTCTCTCTACCTTCGGTGGATTTCATTCCTATTGGTGTATATCTTCCCGCCTTCCATCCAGTAGTTTGCAGTATACATAACACTTGCTTCCTTCAAGAATAGAGGAGGGCGGTCGCCCGCCCTCCAAGCGGTGGTTGCCATGGCCAGCGGCTGCGGTGGTAACCGTAATGTCATCCCTCTCCGGTCCTATGGCAGGCAACCCAGTGCTTCTTCTCAAACTCGATGACCTTGGGTCTAACCTTCCAGCATTTATCAGTTGCAAGTGGACAGCGGGGAGCGTAGTTGCATCCAGTGATTTCGTATATCCCCTTTTCTTCTTCTTCCGGTTTAATTTCCCCTTTGAACTCCCATTTTACGTTGAGGTCCGGCACGCTCTCCAAGAGCATCTTGGTGTACGGGTGAAGGGGATTCTTGAAGACCTTCTCAGTGTCTCCAAACTCCACTAGACGTCCCCTGTACATTATTAGAGTCGTGTCGCTGATGTAGTATCCCAGGGCAAGGTCATGGGTTACAAAGAGAACTGAAGTCCTCAGCTTGTCTCTGACTTCTCCGAGAAGGTTCAGAACGTCTATTCTCGTGCTCGCGTCGAGCATTGAAACCGCCTCGTCCGCAACCAGGAGGGAAGGTTCGACAAGCAATGCGCGAGCTATTAGAATGCGCTGGAGCTGGCCGCCGCTGAGCTGGTGGGGATATTTTCCAAGGACTTCGTTGGGGTTTAGCCCCACGTCTTCCAGGGATTTAGCTATTAGCTCTTCTCTCTTCTCTCTGCTTGTGTGTGGGAGGAAATTCTCAAACACCAAATCAAATGCTCTGTCCACGGGGTACAGCGGGTTAAAGCTTGCGAACGGGTCCTGAAAAACCGCCTGTACGTGCTTGTAATAATACTTTCTGAGCTTATCTCCCTTGAATTCGTTAATATCCTCCCCCCTAAACAGGATCCGGCCTGAAGTGGGTTTTAAAAGCCTGAGGATGAGCTTCCCAACTGTAGTCTTCCCACTACCACTCTCTCCAACGAGTGAGATAATCTCTCCCTCTCGAATGTTAAAGCTGACATCATCAACAGCCCTAATCTGGAAGCCTCCAATGAAGCCTGAAGTGAAGAGCTTAGTTAAATGCTCGATCCTAACTAACGGCTCACTCATTCCTCCTCACCCCTAATAAATGGCAAGCGGCCAGGTGATTATCCCCAACACTGACCATTTTGGGTTCAGTATTTTGACAGACATCCATCGAGTAGGGACATCTTGGGTAAAAACGGCAGCCAGCTGGAGGATTAAGTAGACTAATCGGATAGCCGGGGATACCCTTCAATTTGGTCTGGTTATAATGCACTCCGATACGAGGCAGGGACTCAATAAGCAGAGACGTGTATGGATGTGCCGGCGAGTTGATGACCTCCTCTGTAGGCCCGATTTCAGCTACCTTGCCTGCGTAGAGTATCATAACTCTGTCGGCTATCTTATCTAGCAGGGAAAGGTCATGAGTGACAAAAATTATTGCCTTTACAATTCCCTCCCGCATGAAGTAGTGTAGCAACTCGAGAACGACCCTCTGCGTCGTTACATCAAGTGCCGACGTAATCTCATCCGCAATTAACAAGTCAGGATTCATGAGCGTTGAAACCACCATCGTAGTCCTCTGCCTCATGCCCCCTGAAAGCTCTATGGGATACATGTCGGCGACTTTTTCACTTAGCTTTACCATCCTGAGCCTTTCTCGAAGAAGCTTTTCAACCTCCTTCCTGTCCTCTGCCCCATGCTCCCTGGCTAAATCCCAGACGATGTCTTTGATCTTCTTCGTGGGATTGAGGGCGTTCATAGCGTACTGGGGGATGATTGATAATTCGGTGTATTTTATCTTACGCTCCTCTTCCTTGTCCAACTTCATTAGGTCCTTACCCTTGAAGATTGCCTCGCCGCCCATGTGGGTCATTGGGGGCTTCCTAAGGATAAGGGAGTTGACGAGGGTGGATTTACCGCAACCGCTCTCCCCAGCAATACCAAAAACCTCCCCCTCCTTAACGTCAAATGAGACGCCATCAACAGCCTTAACGAAGCCAACGGGGGTCTTATAATAGATTTTGAGGTTCTTGACACTCAACAAACTCATTCCCCACCCCTCCTGAGTCTCGGGTTGAAGACCTCATCGAGGCCGGTGTTTATGAAGTATAGACCTGTTATCAGAAGGGCTATAACTAGTCCCGGCGTGATTGCCCACCACCAGTATCCAAGCTGTATTGCGTTCCACAGTACTGCGTTCTGGAGGATGATTCCGAGGGATACCCCCTTGGTCGGACCCAGGCCTATGAAGTCAAGACCCACTGCGGCCAGTATGGCACCGCCGAACTGGAGGATGAAGACCATGAAGACGTAGGAGATCATGTTGGGCATTATTTCCTCGAAGATTATGGCCAAGTCTCTCATCCCTGCTATCTTAGCCAGCGCCACGAACTCTCTCTCCTTCAATGAGAACGTCTGTGCCCTAACGGCCCTTGCAGTCCATGGCCAGGCGGTAATCCCTATTATAATGCTCTCTATCAGGATGCCCCTGTACGTCACATAGGCGGCTATAATGATTAGAAGGGCTAGGGTGGGTATCACGAGCAGGATGTTGGTTAGCATCATGAGTATTTCGTCGGTCCAACCGCCTTTGTATCCTGCTACAAATCCCACCAGGAGGCCGATTAACGTTGCGAGGCCTCCCCCAACGAGACCCACGAAGAGTGAACTCCTAAGGCCATAAACAACCTGACTGTAAAGGTCCCTTCCAAAGCTGTCGGTTCCGAGATAATGCTTTACCTTAACTACCCCGTGGGGTGTGAATATCTCCCCTATTCCTCCAGGTGGAATGTTTGGGGTTGAAGCTTTTGTGATGCTCCTTTCCCCAATTTTAACAACATAGTATCCTAGGGGGTCAAATTTGGAAAACATCGGACCGATTAAAGCGAAAATTATGAAGAAGCTCACTATTGCAACGCCTATCTTAAACTTGTTGTTCCTCAAGGCGATCTTCAGAGTGTTGCTCCTCATTCATTCTCCCCCCGTGTAGGAGTACTTAACCCTCGGATCGATCACAACGTAGAGTATGTCTATCACGAAGTTGGCAACAAGGACGTTCAGAATTATCATGAGGAAACATCCCTGTATGAGGAAGTAATCCTGGTTGAGTATTCCCTGCATCAGGACGTAGCCTATTCCAGGATATGAGAAGACTACTTCTGTTGTTAGGGCACCTGCAACGATGAGGCCGAGCTGGAGCGCGAGTCCTGTTACCTGGGGGAGCATAGCGTTCCTGAACGCGTGCTTTAGTATGAGTTTCTCAGATGAGCCCAACGCCTCAAGATAGCGTGCGTAATCTGCCTCTACTTCGTAGATTATCATATTTCTCATACCTATTGCCCAACCTCCGAGCTGGACGAGGAAGAGGCTGAGGAAGGGCAGCGTCCAGTGGTGTAAAAAGTCCTTGATAAACGCCCAGCTCAGTGATGGCATTATGCCGTAGCTGTATGCACCCGAAACAGGGAACCAATCCAGCTTAACACCAAAGAAGTACGCAAGGACTATTGCGAACCAGAAGTATGGTGAAGCTGTCAGGAAGTAGAAGACGGGCATTAAAAATGAGTCTATCTTCTTGCTCTTACCTGCCAGGGCCCCCAGCCAGTTTCCAACTATCCAGCTGAGAACTATTGAAGGCACGAGAAGGGCAATATCATATGGTAGGGCACTCTTTATGATTTCAGCCACCGGCTTTGGATAGTAGTAAATGCTTACGCCTAAATCTCCGTGGAGAAGGGCCTTCCAAAACGAGAGATATTGTTCCCAAAGGGGCTTATCCAGACCAAAGGACTGGATGAAGTATGAGTGGAGATGTTCGGCAACGTTTGGCAGGGTAGCAAACCTCGATAAAAGCACGGAAACCGGATCCCCCGGCATAAACCTTGGGATTGCCCAGTCTATCGTGACCGCGAAGAAGAAGGTTAGTATGTAAATTGTTATCTTCCTCATGAGGTACCTCTTTATTCCGCTCACAGTTTTCCCCTCCGTCTTTCTCTCACTTTTGATCTGATGAGATTACTCTGGTTTTTGATTTTAAAAGCGCAAAACTGTAAAAAATTGAAAGTGTCGGGAAGTCACCCCTTCTTCCTTCTGAGAAGCAGTGGGACTACTGCGAGACCGACAATTGCCGCCGGCCCACAGATTCCTCCTCCCTTCTTTGAGGAACTGGTGGTAGGTGTGGTCTTGGAAGTTCCAGTAGTGCCACTAGCCGTGCTGGTTGTCCCGGTCGAAGAAGTAGCGCTCTTGACGGGCTTAATGTGCAGGAGAACCTTTAGGCCACCCATCTGCCAGTAGTTGTTCCAGGAGATTGGGTATGCGTAGGGGTTCTTCTCGGTGGGCCAGTTGGTCCAGTGGGCCGGGCTGGCCTCAAACCAGGCGCCGTTGTATATTATAGGAATGGCAGGTACGTCCTTGAGCATTATCTCTTGGAGCTCTTTGTAGTACTGGAGCTTCTTGTTTTTGTCCTTCTCCGTGTTTATGAGTTCGAGGAGTTTGGTGACATTATCGTTCTTGTATCTGCCCCAGTTTCCTGAGTAGGAGGGCTTCCCAACCGGTGTGACGTTCGGGTAGAGAACCCAGTTGAACCACTGCCACGGTGTCGCGTAGACCTGGCTTCCAAAGTTGTTTATTGCCATATCGAACTCTCCCTTTGTCAGGTCTTCCCAGTACTTGCTGTAGTCCGGGAACTTGGGCTCCACGCGTATTCCCACCGCTCCAAGCTGGTCGCTGATGATCCTGATCATTTCCATCCAGTCAGTCCATCCGTACGGGACTATTATCTCGAACTTCATTGGCTTTCCGTCGGGGAATTCCCTATAGCCATCACCGTTTGTATCCTTAAAGCCGAGGCTGTCGAGTATCTGCATTGCTTTCTCAGGATCGTACTTCCAGCCGTATTTCTCCTCGAGGTCCTTCGCCTTTATCTTTTCAAACACTGGAAGTGGGGGAAGTCCAATGGGATCAGCCGGGAGAACCTGGTTCTGCTCTGCCCTTGCGGCGATCTCCTTGGGGTCTATTGCATAGGCAAGGGCCCTCCTGAACTCCGGGTTGTTAAGTGGTTCCTTCTGGGTATTGAGGAATAGGAAGGCTGTGTTCGCTGAGAGGTGATAGGGCTTTTTATCATACCAGGTTACTATTTTGTAAGTGCTCTTCACGTCTGGAACGCCGGGGATGAAGAAGTTGCTCCAGTCGAGGTCACCCTTAACAAGCATCGAGAGGGCCACGTTGTTGCTGTAAACTATGACGTAAACGATGTACTTTGGAGCCGGCTTTCCAAAGACTTTTATCCCCCACCAGTCGTCGTTTCTAACCCAGATAGCTCTCATCTGGTCGGTCTTGTAGAGTTTGTACATGCCGGAACCAACGGGGTTGTCGG encodes the following:
- a CDS encoding P-loop NTPase family protein, yielding MGVYIFTPEDLVRYGSATEEQLEVLKEAILSRKDILIAGSSRSGKTKLVEALIHFIPDDRKVAVVTAYGEFKPFRPNIVVIDTQFDSQPLERRTSDVIEKIKAINPDYVVIDTIHTIDVARVFRELIDDYAFIVTSLALADDIKAEVKHWLRLDDETFDKFDIVVELKRDWRTGAKRINRIYLVKDGALELIA
- a CDS encoding pyridoxal-phosphate-dependent aminotransferase family protein; protein product: MELKFEMTYEDAYRELYELVKPKYKLFTAGPVACFPEVLAIMSVQMFSHRSAEAKEVHVDTLNRLKAFLEANKGEVILFPSSGTGFMEAAVRNTVPRGGKVLVTVIGAFGKRFADVVKANGREAVVLEKEPGQAIKPEELDEALKKNPDVHAVTITYNETSTGVLNPLPELAKVVHEHDKLLFVDAVSAMGGADIRFDEWGIDLVFASSQKAFGVPPGLAVAAVSERVFEIAEKMPERGWYFDLPLYKKFNEKKKGTPSTPPLPQIFGLNVVLRIVEKMGGKKEWLGMYRKRSERIREGVKEMGLGILAEPGHESPTITAVVVPEGMKGVDVYNAMRKRGFELAKGYGSVAEKTFRIGNMGYMTFEDIEDMLANLREVIERLKG
- a CDS encoding ABC transporter ATP-binding protein, with product MSEPLVRIEHLTKLFTSGFIGGFQIRAVDDVSFNIREGEIISLVGESGSGKTTVGKLILRLLKPTSGRILFRGEDINEFKGDKLRKYYYKHVQAVFQDPFASFNPLYPVDRAFDLVFENFLPHTSREKREELIAKSLEDVGLNPNEVLGKYPHQLSGGQLQRILIARALLVEPSLLVADEAVSMLDASTRIDVLNLLGEVRDKLRTSVLFVTHDLALGYYISDTTLIMYRGRLVEFGDTEKVFKNPLHPYTKMLLESVPDLNVKWEFKGEIKPEEEEKGIYEITGCNYAPRCPLATDKCWKVRPKVIEFEKKHWVACHRTGEG
- a CDS encoding ABC transporter ATP-binding protein, which codes for MSLLSVKNLKIYYKTPVGFVKAVDGVSFDVKEGEVFGIAGESGCGKSTLVNSLILRKPPMTHMGGEAIFKGKDLMKLDKEEERKIKYTELSIIPQYAMNALNPTKKIKDIVWDLAREHGAEDRKEVEKLLRERLRMVKLSEKVADMYPIELSGGMRQRTTMVVSTLMNPDLLIADEITSALDVTTQRVVLELLHYFMREGIVKAIIFVTHDLSLLDKIADRVMILYAGKVAEIGPTEEVINSPAHPYTSLLIESLPRIGVHYNQTKLKGIPGYPISLLNPPAGCRFYPRCPYSMDVCQNTEPKMVSVGDNHLAACHLLGVRRNE
- a CDS encoding ABC transporter permease; the encoded protein is MRSNTLKIALRNNKFKIGVAIVSFFIIFALIGPMFSKFDPLGYYVVKIGERSITKASTPNIPPGGIGEIFTPHGVVKVKHYLGTDSFGRDLYSQVVYGLRSSLFVGLVGGGLATLIGLLVGFVAGYKGGWTDEILMMLTNILLVIPTLALLIIIAAYVTYRGILIESIIIGITAWPWTARAVRAQTFSLKEREFVALAKIAGMRDLAIIFEEIMPNMISYVFMVFILQFGGAILAAVGLDFIGLGPTKGVSLGIILQNAVLWNAIQLGYWWWAITPGLVIALLITGLYFINTGLDEVFNPRLRRGGE
- a CDS encoding ABC transporter permease, translated to MRKITIYILTFFFAVTIDWAIPRFMPGDPVSVLLSRFATLPNVAEHLHSYFIQSFGLDKPLWEQYLSFWKALLHGDLGVSIYYYPKPVAEIIKSALPYDIALLVPSIVLSWIVGNWLGALAGKSKKIDSFLMPVFYFLTASPYFWFAIVLAYFFGVKLDWFPVSGAYSYGIMPSLSWAFIKDFLHHWTLPFLSLFLVQLGGWAIGMRNMIIYEVEADYARYLEALGSSEKLILKHAFRNAMLPQVTGLALQLGLIVAGALTTEVVFSYPGIGYVLMQGILNQDYFLIQGCFLMIILNVLVANFVIDILYVVIDPRVKYSYTGGE
- a CDS encoding ABC transporter substrate-binding protein; translation: MKKLLGALIALVVFANVLSSAGYVSAKELPRDETLYVGGGLWSQPNNFNPLTPWAAVTGTIGLLYETLFIYDPLNDKLEPWLAESGQWISDNTYEIKLRPNLKWQDGKPLTAEDVKFTFEIAKENGGVGWSQIWGWLSQVKVVDDRTVQFIFSKPHYEEWKYWIYNVPIIPEHIWKNIKDPISYPNTDNPVGSGMYKLYKTDQMRAIWVRNDDWWGIKVFGKPAPKYIVYVIVYSNNVALSMLVKGDLDWSNFFIPGVPDVKSTYKIVTWYDKKPYHLSANTAFLFLNTQKEPLNNPEFRRALAYAIDPKEIAARAEQNQVLPADPIGLPPLPVFEKIKAKDLEEKYGWKYDPEKAMQILDSLGFKDTNGDGYREFPDGKPMKFEIIVPYGWTDWMEMIRIISDQLGAVGIRVEPKFPDYSKYWEDLTKGEFDMAINNFGSQVYATPWQWFNWVLYPNVTPVGKPSYSGNWGRYKNDNVTKLLELINTEKDKNKKLQYYKELQEIMLKDVPAIPIIYNGAWFEASPAHWTNWPTEKNPYAYPISWNNYWQMGGLKVLLHIKPVKSATSSTGTTSTASGTTGTSKTTPTTSSSKKGGGICGPAAIVGLAVVPLLLRRKKG